Below is a window of Drosophila willistoni isolate 14030-0811.24 unplaced genomic scaffold, UCI_dwil_1.1 Seg639, whole genome shotgun sequence DNA.
CAATATGGTCTTGTGGGACTTAAAACCAGCGGCTGGACACAAGGTCCTTTCATCACTTCAGCAGAGCCAAGGTGAACGATCTGGTAGTATATAGCTGCTACTTTCCACCTAGTTTACCAATTGCTCGCTTCGGGGAGGTCTTGGATAACCTCGTAGAGGACGCCAGAGGCCGGCCAAGAGTCGTCATCGCGGGTGATTTCAATGCCTGGGCAATTGAATGGGGCTGTCCAAGAACCGATGCACGGGGACGTACTCTGTTGGAGGCCTTTGCATCGCTCAACCTTGTGACGCTGAATGCAGGGGCAGGAACACCTTCAACAGAGCGGGAACTGGCTCAATAATAGACCTGACATTCGCATGCGAGACTATCGCCAGGTCGTCATCATTGAGCATCGGCGATTTCTACACGGCGAGCGATCACGAGGCTATACTGCTTACCTTGGCAGGCTGTCCTAGAGTGTCACAACGAGTTTCCCCTCAGCGAATATCCTACCTGGCTGCAAGTTTGCTCGAATGCTGAAGACTCCGCAATCCATGTCATGTCCATTTTGACAGCAGCCTGCGAATGTACGGCAGACACCACAAGCCAGTGTGCTGGTGGAACAACAAAATAGATGAGGCCAGGCGGTACTGCCTTAGAGCGAGAAGGCTATATCAGCGGTCCAGAGGAACCGCACAGTTCGAGCTATTAAAAAGCCAGTACCAACTCCGAAGGCGACTTCTAAAGAAAGCAATCCGCTCAAGTAAGAGAGAAGCATTCCTAGCGCTATGTGACACGGCCGAGCAGGACCCTTGGGGCAAGGCGTATCAAACCATTGTCAAAAGACTGCGCTCGGACCCATTGGATACACCCCGCGACCCACTGATCCTAGAGCGGATGGTACGACTCTTTTCCCCACTTCGCCACAGCGTGGACAGAATAAAGGAGTGTACAAGCGAGGAAGTAATCTCCATAGTCCGCAGGATAAAATCGAACAAAGCCCCTGGACCAGATGCTATCCCGAACAGGGCTCTCGGTTTGGCGGTCTCACTTGTCCCTGAAGTGTTTACGGAGATGTACAATCAGTGCCTGCGTGAACGCAAATTTCCGAGCATCTGGAAACGGCAAAATTTACTGCTTCTACCTAAGCCGGGCAAACAACGAGGCGAGGCTTCCTCGTATCGGCCCATCTTTCTGATAGACACAGCTGGAAAGGTCCTTGATTCTATCATAGGGGCTCGGTTACAGCAAGAAATCGAACGACATGGAGACCTATCCCAAATGCAGTTCGAATTCAGGAGAGCACGGTCCACGACTGACGCGATCAGCAGGGTAGTCAATATCGCGGCGGATGCCATTGCTGGATCCCGGTGGAAAGGCGGATCCAAGAAATACTGCCTAGTGGCTACACTATCGGGAGTCCCGCAAGGTTCCGTCTTGGGCCCGCTTTTGTGGAACGTCATGTATGACATAGTAGAACGGGCTGAGATAATGGTCGGTAACATACGGATTCTGTCGCAGAGGGCCATCAAGTACCTGGGAGTTATGTTGGACACCCGTCTCTGCTTTCGGGAACACCTGGAATACGTGAATCAAAGGGCCCTAGTATCTGTAAGGTCCCTTTcaagaataatgatgaacacgCGAGGCCCCAAGGAGGGACGCAGAAGACTGCTGACGAGTATTACAAGGTCGATAGCCCTTTACGCCGCTCCTATCTAGGCCGACGCATTGGGCACAAGGAGCTACCGCCGCGATCTTGAGGCGACCTATAGACTCAGCGCAATTAGGACGGTGTCGGACGAGGCGGCGCTGGTCCTAGCAGGCATGGTTCCAATCGACGAGCTAGCCAGAGAGTCCAAGGCCATGTATTACGGCAAAAGGACGAATGCCCCTCAGCGGCTACAAAGTATAGGCCGGTGGCAGAGGCGCTGGGACCGATCGCCTAAAGGTAGATGGACGCATCGGCTTATCCCGAAGCTCGACTCTTGGCTGAACAGGAAGCACGGCGAGGTGAATTTGTACCTGACTCAGCTCTTGAGTGGCCATCGCTGCTTTAGAAGCTACTTGAAGCGGTTTGGGCACGATTCTGGGGACGAATGTACATGGTGTGGTAGTGGGATAGTTGAAGACGCGCACCATGTCGATGCGATACGATGCAGCAAGACAGAGCTGGTGTGAGGAAGTCGGTCAGAGAGTCACTGCGGACAATTTGGTCCTGCTCATGATGGATGACCATAAAAACTGGGAGGCGGCCAGCAAGTTCGCAGCCATCATAATGAAGGAGCTCAGGAgactagagagagagaggaccTGGCTAGAATTTGGCTAAGCAGCATGCGAAGCAATGCCTAATAGGCGGTACCGCATCTGCTGATCCTGGTCACTCGTCATCTGTCTTCCGTCCATCTGCAGTCTACAGCGTGAAAAgctttatgtatatatgtactttcttgttttttgtagtaatcaataaatgaattaaaaaaaaaaaaaaaaaaaaaaaaaaaacagacacacatacacactacGGCGCACAAAACGCTCAGCAGAGCTTGCCCGTTATTTGTAGAGGCTGGCAGTAACAGGAAGGATTAAGTTTCTACAGCTTAATCTAAACCACTGCAGGTCGGCACAGGACCTCTTAAAACAAACTGTACGGGACCTGAAAGTAGATTTCTCAATTTTGTGCGAGCCATATTCCCATATACTGGACCACAGCTGGACGCAAAACCATCGAATGGGGTAGCCAAAGGACTACTAGAAGGTGCAGGGCACTGCTGGACGCTTTTGCCACACTCAACATCAGTCTGCTCAACGTAGGCAACACCCACACCTACAATAAGGCTGGCAGAGGCTCCGTGATCGACCTCACGTTTGCTGTCCCTTGCCTAGCCCGCAGCGCGCAGTGGGCAGTTTCGGATATCTACACGCACAGCGACCACTTCGCCATTGTGTGCTCTATCAAGAGTTGTCCACCTGCACATATACCAACGACGTTCTACAGCTGGGCCCCAAGCACGCTGAGCGAAGAAGCTTTATTCACCATGATGACCCAAGTGACAAGGAGCAGCAGCCCGGACGCGGACACTCAGGCCAACCACATGGGCGACATTCTTCGCAGAGCATGTGATGCAGCCATGATACGCAAACGGCATGGACTCAACAAATGTAAGCCAGTACATTGGTGGAATGCCAGGATTGCGGATGCCAGGAGGCAATGTCATCAGGCCAGACGATGACAGCAACGTGCCCGCAGAATGCCCACGATTCCGGAGTTGCTTGCAGACTACAAGCGGAATAGAGCCAACCTAAATATGGAGATCAAGAGAGCCGACGAGGAACTTAGCAGCGAGCGGAACACCATGTGCACCGATATTCACAGATGTTAGTGAAGTCAGGGAAGCAGGGAAGAGGATAAACGTACATAAAGCCCCGGGCCCGGACGGGGTCCCGGCTCTTGTAATGACCCATAAGCATACAGATGACCCTGTGTATGCTTGATGTGATTGGGAAAATTTTTGAGCGCATCATTTGCAACAGACTGGAGAACGAACTGGAGCAACGCCATGGACTGTCGGACTGGCAGTTCGGATTCAGGAGGAAACGCAGCACTATCAACGCCATCAGTTCGGTTGTAGAGATACCCGCTAAAGCCATTGGATGTACGGAATGCTTTTAATTCGGCGACATATCTGAGTACATCATTAACCTGATATGCAGCTATTTCCGGGATCGGGTGCTACTCTACGTCACAGCAGCTAGTCCACGGAAACACACCATCACAGGCGGAGTACCCCAAGGATCAGTGATCGGGCCAACATTGTGGAATGTCATGTATGACACTGTCCTGCGATTGGACATGCCAACTGACACCCGCATAGTGGGATTCGCGGACGACATCGCCATCGTCACTGTGGCCAAGGATATCCAGCAAGCGGAAGAAAACACCAATGCAGCAGTGTTTAGGATTCTGGAATGGATGGAGGCAAACTCACTATCCATAGCCGCACACAAAACCGAGGCCGTGCTCATAAGCAGCAGGAAAAAAGTGGAAACAGCCAGGATCGAAGTCGCCGGATGCTCTATAACATCAAAGCCTGCCATTAAATACCTTGAAGTCATGATGGACCATAGGCTAACATTCAAAGCCCACCTGCAGTATGCCGCAAATAAAGCTGGGAAGGCCACGTCAGCTATAACTCGGCTTATGGCTAACGTCGGCGGCCCCAAGCAACGGAGCAGATGGCTCATCTCGACGGTGGTAAGGTCCATCATCCTATATGCCGGCGCCATATGGGCACCAGCGATATCATCCCCCACCTATAGCCGGAATTTCATGTCGTCGTACCGAACATGCGCACTCAGGACCGTATGCGCGTTTAGGACAGTCCTCGAAGATGCCGCCTTCGTGCTGTCTGATATGGCCCCACTAGACCTCTTGGCTAACGAGGCTAGAAATAGAGATCCGCCGCCAGTTAGAAGAGAGACGACTCTGACTAACTGGCAACGCATAGGGCGTGACTCAAACCATGGGAGCTGGACAAGGCGCCTTCTCCCCGACATTCGGCAATGGCTTAATCGCAAACATGGCCAGACTGACTTCTATCTGACACAGTTACTGACGGGACATGGATGCTTTAAATCCTACTTGCAATAGGTTTAAACATGAGACAGATCCCTTTTGCACACACTGTGTGGGAATATAGAAGACGCAGAACAAGTtctgtttgtctgtcctaGATATTCTGCTGAACGGGAAGACCTAAGCCTAGGCATTGGGAGGCCATTTATAGTCAAGGACTTTATGGATATCCTacttagctcgcaaaacaatTGGCTAGCTGTTAGCCACATGGCAGCAGTTCCCCTCGTATTCCCCTCGTGAAGTAGTACTTTAGCGTTGGTTCCGCGAGAGGGATACGGAGCATAGGGTAGGTTTTAGTGCGGTGCGGTGACCACTAACCAAGGTCGATACCAAGTCCCACACTTCGGCTTTCAATGCTTTCCCCcctatttataataaaaaaataaaaaaaataaaaagctgtAAGTGCATTTCAATCTATCTTACCATAACTCTTTTTGGCCTTGAGTTGAGTTTCAACAGGCCAATCGCGTTAGTTTTCCCTTAGCTGTTTGAAATTTTGATAAtgctttttctcttttctttctgTCGAttatggttttattttaagtgttttcttttgtgGGGTTTTGGTGGCGGGACTGATTGTCATGGCCAGTGGCCTTCATAGATAGatcattaatattttttgcgtagccaaaaaaaaaaaccaaaagagagatAAGTTATGGCTGTCACCGATGGCATATTGAATGCTTTGATACTTTATCCGATTGTTTCCTTAAATGTCTCAACAGCTGTACCATCGAACACAGCCATTTGGATGGCATTTCCACATGTTTGAATAATGCTGGACAGCCTGTTGGACATGTTGCACACCCTGTTGTCTTCAAATCTGACAAACACATGTCCAGTCTGAGTCTGAAAAAAGTGCGCAATGTCAAACAAGAGAGCGTCAATGTGACGGAACTATAGCcgtgtctttttattttgcatgCCTTTCTCTTTTATATTGTCGCATGTTTTCGGTGCACTTGAGAGATTAAAGCGATTAATATTTGGTTCCAGTGTCGGTTGGACGCTTGGTCTGCAGGTCGTTGCGCATGCGCCGTCTACTCCAGCTACTGCTCCTTCTCCTCGTCTTCCTGCAGTTTTAACCTGACACTTGTCCAAAAAGTTGTCAGTTTATGGGTGGCAAATAATCCCGTGCCCAGTCCACCAGTAAAGGCCGCCTCTCTGCGACCGGAAAATTGTCATCCaaaaggggtttttttttttttatacccttgcagagggtattataaaattggtcagatgtttgtaacgcacagaaggagacgtttccgaccccataaagtatatatattcttgatcagcatgagaagctgagttgatatagccatgtccgtctgtccgtctgtccgtccgtctgtctgtgcgtatgcgttttactcagccgtcttaagagctatcggtctgaaattttgtttcggggttttttattacccgggaaaaataaagtatgaaattcataaggatcggaccactatatcatatagctctagaagaactagaagaaacattttcataaaaatcggagtatgctatgaaatttacatatgtgataatattggatataaaaccccagatcccaaaatttgaatgtgatcggataaatataacacacacagacgcaacgctatgaactgtatgtgcatgcgtgcgttgctttgctttgggaataagggaagaagaagaacaaattgtaaaatagagagtaaaattgttttgtttgtatattgatgaattgagttgcagaaaacacattttgaacatgtaaaattattattaccaaggactgcaagggtatataaacttcggcatagccgatgttggcttttttaatttttttttttttttaattcatttatttaagaaaGGATAGAAAGAAGAATTTACAATAGATTTAGGAATATATGAAGTTGCGGAGAGGGAAAAGCGTGTGGGACTGCCAGCGGGGGTATTGCTTGACACGATCTTGCCTCCACCGCACATCCTCTTATCAGGTTCTGTTTGCCAGTTGTTCTTCGCTGCGCAGTTCGACCATGGTGACCGCTGCGAATTTGTTGAAGGCATCCCAATTGGCCTTCCGCAGTATGATTAGCGGTACCAGATTTGTTTCTGACGCCTGCACCCCAAGTACCACTTGCAGATTTCTTCTGTGAGTGTCGAGGCGGCCACAACTGAACAGAATGTGTTTAGCAGTCTCTTCCTCACCGTTGTTGCACAATGGGCACGCTGGGCTTGCAGCATGCCGAAATCTGTAAAGGTAACTCCGAAAGCAACCATGTCCGCTCAGTAGCTGTGCCAGGTTGAAGTTGACTTCGCCGTGTCTCCTATTAAGCCATGTTTCGAGATTTGGGATAAGTCGGTGAGTCCATCTGCCTTTTTCAGACTCATCCCACAGCGCCTGCCATCTAGAAATACTTATGCTCCGCTCCCTCTTTCGGATTGCAGCCCTTTCGATTTGGGTAATTCTTGGGTCTTTTAGTTTGCTGAACAGTTGTTTGGTCTCGCCTGCTAGGAGTCGGATAGGAATTGTGCCTGCTAGTACCATAGCAGCAATTCCAGAGATCGTGCGGAAACCGGAGCAGACTCTGAGCGCACTGAGTCTATAGACGGATTCCATATCCTGTGCATAAGATTTTGTGGCCATGGCCTCGGCCCAGACCGGAGCGCCGTAAAGCATTATGGCCTTTGTGACCCCGTGGACTGTCTGTGTGGGACCCTTTGTGTTCACATTAGGCGCGATAAGGCAGCGCCGGTAGCCCTCGCTTTCTTTGCAGCTTCATTGAGGTGGTCTTTGAACGTTAACCTGGAATCGATAAGTATGCCAAGGTACTTTATTGCGCTTTTGCTAGTTATTTCCGCGGTGCCAGCCAGAATTGTTGCAATCTCTACTTTCTTCCGACTGCTTACGAGCACTGCCTCAGTTTTATGTTTGGCCCAGTGGAGGCCCATTGAGGCCAACCACTACTGAACTCGGAATATCGCGTTCGAGCAAACAGCTTCCACTTCATTTAGATGTTTCGCCACACAAACTAAGGCGATGTCGTCGGCAAAGCCAATAGGTGTCCACATGCAACCATCTGTTGTTGAGGTAGCTGCTAACTACCTTCAACAGGTAAGGCGGAACTCTATAGTTATGCAGAGCCTCCAATATGCAGGACCATCTTGCCGAGTTGAAGGCATTTTTAACGTCTAGTGTGGCTATTAGACAGTATTCTTTTGATCCTTTGTTTTCCTGGTTTAGGGAAGAGCACTAGGTTCTGCTGTTTATATAGGTCGGGGAATATGCCATCGTTGAGACATTTGGTGAAGGCGAATGCAAACTTTTCAGGGTTCTGGaaggcaaaatctttaatgcCTCGTTCGGGATACAGTCAGGGCCAGGGGAGGAATTTATTTTAATGCGTCCTACAGCTGTTAGTATTTCTTGTGATGTGACCGGCGGTATGCCTGCTACATAGTTAACTGTGACAAAATTGCTAGGTGCCTGGGTGGGGAACAGTTCCCTTACTATTGCATCCATTTCGATGCTAGAAGGTGGTTCTATGCGCTGGAAAGATTTAAGCCTCTTCATAACAATTTTATATGGCCTGCCCCATACATAATTGGCTGCTTCTGTGAGTAGCGCGTCGAAACAAGCCTTTTTGCTATGGCGAATAGCCATCTTAAGCTCTCTGCGCTTTGCCTCAAATTCTAGACGGTAAGACTCAGAGTCTTCACTACCCCGAGTGCGCTGGGATCTCCTTCTGGAACGATGACACAGCTTACGGAGTTTGGCAATCTCTTCGTTCCACCAATATGCGGGTCTGTGGTTCTTGGGACAGGCATTTTTCCGGGGCATGCAGGCGTTGCACGCGTCGGTTAGCCAGGCGTTAAGTTCATCTGCTGTATATGCCTCGATATTGTGCTGCTCAAGAGTTCTAGTGAAGACTTGGACATCTAACATTTTCGAATTGAATATTTGGGGTCTCGTTATCTGCCGTTACGACCGCCGCTGATTATCAATTGTGCAGATAATTGCATTGTGGTCGGTAGCTGTGTAATGGGGACTCAATACCCACCGTGCATGTGTGCAGAGTGCACTGGTGACGAATGTTAGATCAATTATAGATCCTAAATTGCCACGTTGGAATGTGAAGCTGTTGCCTGTGTTTAGGAGCGCCAAGTCGATTGACGCGAATGCTTCAAGAAGTGCTTGGGCTCTTGCATTGGTGGAGGAGCTCCCCCTATTTCTGTCGTTTCCCAACACTGGCTTGATCAGCTGTTCCGTAGCGGTGTGAAAACAAGGAAGACTTGCTGGTAGcagaaagtgaaaaattttGAGGGAAAGTGGATAAAATTTCTCACCCACACCAACGCAGAAGCCTAAGAAAAGAGGCGGGAAAAAATAAGGAGAGAGGCAACTCCCTTCCCTCACCGCAGCCTTCACCAGTAGCACAGCCGGCCTTGGCCAAAAAATTAAGGCCGGTCCAGCGACGATGGCACCACAGCTGTTCCGCGGATGTGGTATGTAGGCAGAGTCCCAAAGACCCCTTCTGACTTGTTTATTTCGATTTATAGGCCTGAAGAACGCCCGATTCGAGGGTAACGCGGAGGATACTTGCGAAACAAACCGCACTCACCGGTGTGATCTTGTGATCCAAAAGggtgtgtttctgtgtgtgtgtggccatCTCAGCCATTGTGAGTCATGGCGACATTTATGCGCGTTTTATGGTCTACTTCCACCGAAAGCTTCcaaatttgcattaaaatgGCATAACTTCTCAAAAAAGAGATACTAACCGTTCGAGTTATGTTCATCAGACTTCTCTGAATGAGAGAAGCAGCATTTTGTATATGAGAGCGTctattttggtcaaaagtcaTAAGCATTGTTTCGCTCTGTccagggattgaaaatgctatgctacgtcggagttttttttattgctcccgctactgctctgatttcgaagggctacgtagcatagcagagagcacaaacggaaaacgattgctcttctgctctgctccgtagcatacatcgtcagagcacagagcaatagcaagagcaaaaaattttcgatatttttttgtagctgtagcaatagcacaagcattaaaagcgagatgagagcggagcaaacaaaataaatttttgtccTACTGCTACgaagcatttccttttctgttgctctcgtagcaatttcgtagtcgctctcgtaaCAACtccgtagtcgctctcatagtagatctgtcctagaggtgggc
It encodes the following:
- the LOC124461774 gene encoding uncharacterized protein LOC124461774 is translated as MYDTVLRLDMPTDTRIVGFADDIAIVTVAKDIQQAEENTNAAVFRILEWMEANSLSIAAHKTEAVLISSRKKVETARIEVAGCSITSKPAIKYLEVMMDHRLTFKAHLQYAANKAGKATSAITRLMANVGGPKQRSRWLISTVVRSIILYAGAIWAPAISSPTYSRNFMSSYRTCALRTVCAFRTVLEDAAFVLSDMAPLDLLANEARNRDPPPVRRETTLTNWQRIGRDSNHGSWTRRLLPDIRQWLNRKHGQTDFYLTQLLTGHGCFKSYLQ